The following coding sequences are from one bacterium window:
- the argF gene encoding ornithine carbamoyltransferase — MPISLKGRSLLTLRDFTPDEIGLMVDTAADLKAAKRSGVFPRRLANRNIAMIFEKPSCRTRASFAVAASDEGANLEVLPPEEIRFGRKESIKDVSRVLGRLFDGIVWRGFEHDIVKELAEHAGVPVWNALSDAYHPTQVLADLLTVREVFGRLRGVRIGYVGDGRNNQATSLMIGAAKMGVDLRILAPEPLAPSEALVKELLTEASVGANITVTSDPERALVGCEAVYGDVWVSMGEEDLIEERIALLHDFKVTPELMALTGRPDTIYMHCLPALHDLSTEFAAANPEVCEVADEVFEHPQSRVFEQAENRMHTAKAVMVLSVG; from the coding sequence ATGCCGATCAGCCTCAAGGGCCGGAGCCTGCTCACACTCCGAGATTTCACGCCGGACGAGATTGGGCTGATGGTCGATACGGCCGCCGACCTGAAGGCGGCGAAGCGGAGCGGTGTGTTCCCGCGCCGGCTCGCCAATCGAAATATCGCCATGATCTTCGAGAAGCCGTCCTGCCGTACGCGGGCTTCGTTCGCGGTTGCCGCATCCGACGAGGGTGCGAACCTCGAAGTGCTGCCGCCGGAAGAAATCCGCTTCGGCCGCAAGGAATCGATCAAGGACGTATCCCGGGTTCTGGGGCGGCTCTTCGACGGCATCGTCTGGCGTGGCTTCGAGCACGACATCGTCAAGGAACTGGCGGAGCATGCCGGCGTCCCGGTCTGGAATGCGCTTTCGGATGCCTACCACCCGACCCAGGTGCTGGCCGATCTGCTGACCGTGCGCGAAGTCTTCGGACGGCTTCGCGGCGTCCGGATCGGCTACGTGGGCGATGGGCGAAACAACCAGGCCACGTCGCTGATGATCGGCGCGGCAAAGATGGGCGTCGATCTACGCATCCTTGCACCCGAGCCGCTCGCGCCTTCGGAGGCATTGGTCAAGGAGCTTCTCACCGAAGCCTCGGTCGGCGCCAACATCACGGTCACCTCGGACCCCGAACGCGCCCTGGTAGGCTGCGAGGCCGTCTACGGAGATGTCTGGGTCTCGATGGGAGAAGAGGACCTGATCGAGGAGCGAATCGCCTTGCTCCACGATTTCAAGGTCACCCCTGAGCTGATGGCGCTCACCGGACGGCCCGACACGATCTACATGCACTGCTTGCCTGCGCTTCACGATCTCTCGACCGAATTTGCGGCGGCAAACCCGGAGGTCTGCGAGGTGGCCGATGAAGTCTTCGAGCATCCGCAGAGCCGCGTCTTCGAACAGGCGGAAAACCGCATGCACACCGCCAAGGCGGTGATGGTGCTCTCGGTCGGATAG
- a CDS encoding SDR family oxidoreductase produces the protein MSETSRRVAFVTGASRGIGKVTAQTLAARGYSVVLTARTLKAGEQFEYSNVAKLSEVKAMPGSLEATEQAIRTAGGEALSIRMDLLDRDSVYAAVKQAEAAWGPIDLLVNNAIYQGPGTMDTVLDLRVEDLEHLLLGNAVNQLALVQAVLPSMLERGKGCIVNMVSQAAMMDPPRPTGQGGWGYGYAGSKAAFLRLAGVLATEHAGRGVRFVNVEPGLVLTETMEARGMTEQFAKQWGGAPPEVPAAVIAWLADDPEAEAWQGQTVHAQELCKTQGLLEGWPPPRKPS, from the coding sequence ATGTCCGAAACGTCACGCCGCGTCGCGTTCGTCACGGGGGCAAGCCGTGGGATCGGCAAGGTCACGGCGCAGACACTGGCGGCACGGGGTTACTCCGTCGTGTTGACGGCGCGAACGCTGAAAGCAGGAGAACAGTTCGAGTATTCGAACGTCGCGAAGCTGTCCGAGGTCAAGGCGATGCCCGGAAGTCTCGAAGCCACCGAGCAGGCGATTCGTACCGCCGGCGGAGAAGCCCTTTCGATTCGGATGGATCTGCTCGATCGGGATTCGGTCTACGCGGCCGTGAAACAGGCCGAGGCGGCTTGGGGCCCGATCGATCTGCTGGTGAACAACGCGATCTACCAGGGCCCGGGAACGATGGATACGGTGCTCGATCTTCGGGTGGAGGATCTGGAGCACTTGTTGCTCGGCAATGCGGTGAATCAGCTGGCGCTGGTTCAGGCGGTGTTGCCTTCGATGCTGGAACGTGGAAAGGGTTGCATCGTGAACATGGTCTCGCAGGCGGCGATGATGGATCCGCCGCGGCCAACCGGGCAGGGCGGCTGGGGTTACGGTTATGCCGGTTCCAAAGCCGCGTTCCTGCGCCTGGCCGGCGTGCTGGCGACGGAGCACGCGGGCCGGGGCGTGCGTTTCGTCAACGTCGAGCCGGGCCTGGTCCTCACCGAGACGATGGAAGCGCGGGGCATGACCGAGCAGTTTGCGAAGCAGTGGGGCGGAGCGCCGCCCGAAGTTCCTGCCGCGGTGATCGCGTGGCTCGCCGACGATCCAGAAGCGGAGGCGTGGCAGGGGCAGACCGTTCACGCCCAGGAGTTGTGCAAGACGCAGGGGCTCCTCGAGGGCTGGCCTCCGCCGCGGAAGCCGAGTTAG
- a CDS encoding antibiotic biosynthesis monooxygenase: MLVVAGHVSLDPTKIENARAATEEMVRETLKEEGCNTYCFAVDLAEEGRIRIFEEWESQDALDLHFKTPHMAAFQAAMGGLDIKEMVVHKYEISSKGPLG, encoded by the coding sequence ATGCTCGTCGTCGCTGGTCATGTGAGCCTGGACCCCACCAAGATCGAGAACGCTCGTGCGGCCACCGAAGAAATGGTGCGTGAGACCTTGAAGGAAGAGGGCTGCAACACCTACTGCTTCGCGGTGGATCTCGCAGAGGAAGGTCGAATTCGGATCTTCGAGGAATGGGAGAGTCAGGATGCCCTCGATCTCCATTTCAAGACGCCGCATATGGCGGCTTTTCAGGCGGCCATGGGTGGGCTCGACATCAAGGAAATGGTCGTTCACAAGTACGAGATCAGCTCGAAGGGGCCCCTTGGCTGA
- a CDS encoding MATE family efflux transporter, whose product MNDAPLRPAEGEAPKRRNTGTTQRIWSLAWPAIATNLLHSIVGMVDIKVVGSLGASAVAAVTTGHRVFFILQGVMMAVTAGTTALVARSWGAGDRGEAERVTRTSLWLCLAFAGTLTAPGVFFAEEMAGLFKGLDSETMTLAASFIRTISLFNVAFAINIVLGTALRAAGDTRTPLLIAVATNLVNVFLLYGLVFGQFGLPELGVRGAAMANGLAFVFGAVLTLGLWLGRVLVIRWGPSGGDFERSRIRKILHIGYPSGLEQFVFQAGLMSFLLIVARYGEAPYAAYSIGVNILSFSFLVGFGFSIAASTLVGQNLGAGDPDAAERSGWRAMLLSISVMVVFGAVIISVAEPFARFLIDDDEVVRLAVIFIWLLGSVQALMGIEFALGGALRGAGDTRFPLWIVFAGFFLGRIPLALVLAWLGWSVEWVFAALLADYVIKSIGLVLRFRNGRWKHAI is encoded by the coding sequence ATGAACGACGCCCCCCTCCGCCCCGCCGAGGGCGAGGCGCCGAAGCGTCGCAACACGGGCACGACCCAGCGCATCTGGAGCCTGGCCTGGCCGGCCATTGCCACCAACCTCCTGCATTCGATCGTCGGCATGGTGGACATCAAGGTCGTCGGCTCGCTCGGTGCATCCGCCGTTGCCGCAGTGACCACCGGCCACCGTGTCTTCTTCATCCTGCAGGGGGTGATGATGGCCGTCACGGCGGGCACCACGGCCCTCGTGGCTCGCTCCTGGGGCGCCGGAGACCGAGGCGAAGCTGAGCGGGTCACCCGGACGTCGCTTTGGCTCTGCCTGGCCTTCGCCGGAACCCTGACCGCACCCGGCGTCTTCTTCGCCGAAGAGATGGCCGGGCTCTTCAAGGGGCTGGATTCGGAGACGATGACCCTCGCGGCCAGCTTCATTCGAACGATCTCGCTCTTCAATGTGGCTTTCGCGATCAACATCGTGCTCGGCACTGCACTGCGAGCGGCGGGCGACACGCGCACACCATTGCTCATCGCGGTGGCGACGAACCTGGTCAACGTATTCCTGCTCTACGGCCTGGTCTTCGGCCAATTCGGCTTGCCGGAGCTCGGAGTGCGCGGCGCCGCCATGGCGAATGGCCTGGCCTTCGTGTTCGGTGCCGTTCTCACGCTAGGTCTGTGGCTCGGTCGCGTCCTGGTGATTCGCTGGGGCCCGAGCGGCGGAGACTTCGAGCGCAGCCGCATTCGGAAGATCCTGCACATCGGTTACCCCTCCGGGCTCGAGCAGTTCGTCTTCCAGGCGGGCTTGATGAGTTTCCTGTTGATCGTCGCCCGCTACGGCGAGGCGCCCTACGCCGCCTACAGCATCGGCGTGAACATCCTCTCCTTCTCATTCCTCGTGGGCTTCGGATTCTCCATCGCGGCATCGACGCTCGTCGGCCAGAACCTCGGCGCAGGCGACCCGGACGCTGCCGAGCGAAGCGGCTGGCGGGCCATGCTCTTGTCGATCAGCGTGATGGTGGTCTTCGGCGCGGTGATCATCTCGGTGGCCGAGCCTTTCGCCCGCTTCCTGATCGACGACGATGAGGTGGTCCGCCTCGCGGTCATCTTCATCTGGCTGCTGGGCTCGGTACAGGCCCTGATGGGCATCGAATTCGCTTTGGGCGGGGCGCTCCGTGGTGCCGGCGATACACGCTTTCCCTTGTGGATCGTGTTCGCCGGCTTCTTCCTTGGCCGCATCCCTCTGGCCCTCGTTCTCGCCTGGCTTGGCTGGAGCGTCGAGTGGGTCTTCGCAGCCCTCCTGGCGGACTACGTGATCAAATCCATCGGCCTGGTTCTCCGCTTTCGCAACGGACGCTGGAAGCACGCGATCTGA
- a CDS encoding DUF2255 family protein, producing the protein MKTGFSMWLMLVAVALGGAPAHADDLWSAFDATDTIEISTLDEDGDARDTPVWIVVVDAVGYIRTNDSTWLANIRRGSEVKIRAGDIELDVLAEEEEDVDVYDRVEEAFKTKYGWMQRLMSRFRTTRPTVLRLTPRSAAPAE; encoded by the coding sequence ATGAAAACAGGCTTCTCGATGTGGCTCATGCTGGTGGCCGTCGCGCTCGGGGGCGCCCCGGCCCATGCGGACGATCTCTGGTCGGCGTTCGATGCCACGGATACGATCGAAATCTCGACCTTGGACGAAGACGGCGATGCGCGAGACACACCGGTCTGGATCGTCGTCGTGGATGCAGTCGGCTACATCCGCACGAATGATTCCACCTGGCTGGCGAATATCCGGCGGGGTTCCGAGGTGAAAATCCGCGCGGGCGATATCGAACTCGACGTCCTGGCCGAGGAGGAAGAAGACGTTGACGTGTACGACCGGGTGGAGGAAGCCTTCAAAACCAAATACGGCTGGATGCAGCGGCTCATGAGCAGGTTCCGCACCACGCGTCCCACGGTCCTGCGCTTGACCCCCCGCTCAGCCGCTCCGGCCGAGTAG
- a CDS encoding glutathione S-transferase family protein codes for MLRLYDYLESGNGYKVRLLLTQLGVPFERVELDILNGETRTPEFLAKNPNGRIPLLELSDGTTLAESNAIQWYMAEGTDFLPDDRLERAQVLQWMAFEQYSHEPFIAVLRFWHHAGTLAAHSEQEIEVKRTGGDAALGVMEHHLDQEPFFVGSCYSIADIALYAYTHVAGEGGFELANYPAVQAWLERVRSRPGHVPITERVG; via the coding sequence GTGCTTCGGCTCTACGACTACCTGGAGTCGGGAAACGGCTACAAGGTTCGCTTGTTGCTGACGCAACTCGGTGTCCCCTTCGAACGTGTCGAGCTGGACATCTTGAACGGAGAGACGCGGACGCCGGAGTTCCTCGCGAAGAATCCGAATGGCCGGATCCCGCTGCTCGAGCTTTCTGATGGCACGACCCTGGCGGAATCGAATGCCATCCAGTGGTACATGGCCGAGGGGACCGACTTCCTTCCCGACGATCGGTTGGAGCGAGCGCAGGTACTTCAATGGATGGCGTTCGAGCAATACAGCCACGAACCGTTCATCGCGGTTCTACGTTTCTGGCATCACGCCGGAACACTCGCTGCCCACTCGGAACAGGAGATCGAGGTAAAGCGTACTGGCGGGGACGCCGCCCTTGGCGTGATGGAACACCATCTCGATCAGGAGCCATTCTTCGTCGGCAGCTGCTATTCGATTGCCGACATTGCGCTCTACGCGTACACCCACGTGGCAGGAGAGGGCGGTTTCGAGCTGGCGAACTATCCGGCGGTCCAAGCATGGCTGGAGCGCGTCCGTAGCCGGCCCGGCCATGTGCCCATCACCGAGCGGGTCGGTTAG
- a CDS encoding DUF420 domain-containing protein, translating into MDARVAFWTGALMNMAVVVGLAAYGVRQIRRGQVDSHRRSMRAACGLVLAFLVAYVLKRLWIGPEDLDLWSRGALINLWIHETMVAGMLIGGGMALVRGRRLAHTRRVTGSLDDPAAEPSALQAHRRVGWVGVICSALGLLTACGILVQIFRALT; encoded by the coding sequence GTGGACGCAAGAGTCGCCTTCTGGACCGGGGCCCTGATGAACATGGCCGTCGTGGTGGGGCTCGCGGCGTACGGAGTGCGCCAGATCCGGCGCGGCCAGGTGGACTCCCACCGGCGCTCCATGCGGGCCGCCTGCGGCCTGGTCTTGGCATTCCTGGTCGCCTACGTGCTCAAGCGCCTGTGGATCGGTCCGGAAGATCTCGATCTGTGGAGCCGAGGGGCCCTGATCAATCTATGGATCCACGAGACCATGGTGGCAGGCATGCTGATTGGCGGCGGCATGGCGCTCGTTCGAGGCCGTCGCCTGGCGCACACCCGCCGGGTGACGGGCAGCCTCGACGATCCCGCGGCGGAGCCTTCAGCCCTCCAGGCCCACAGACGTGTCGGCTGGGTCGGCGTCATCTGCTCAGCCCTCGGGTTGCTGACCGCCTGCGGAATCCTGGTCCAGATCTTCCGCGCGCTTACCTAG
- a CDS encoding ferredoxin--NADP reductase gives MSYHKLTLARVVDETPEARSFILDVPGELEEGFAYRAGQFLIFRIPWAGGELVRCYSLASCPDTEKIWKVTVKRVEEGRVSNWFHDRLRAGDTLDVLPPAGRFVLRDAAEPLVLFGGGSGITPVISLLKSALATTRRRIRLVYANRSRAGIIFGDELETLARMHAGRFELLHHVDDERGLLGTAQAAAHVRGLPGAHCYLCGPSPFMDVVEGALRQEGFDPDRIFIERFESTETSGMPAEAEDATRTGADATAQQEIVVHLNGKTHRVPCAPDQSILRAVREAGHDPPSACEEGYCGSCAAKRMAGEVRMDVNDVFNQAEVREGWVLTCQGRPVGAGVEVRYDD, from the coding sequence GTGTCCTACCACAAGCTGACGCTCGCCCGGGTCGTCGATGAAACCCCGGAGGCCCGCTCCTTCATTCTCGACGTGCCAGGAGAGCTCGAAGAAGGCTTCGCCTATCGAGCGGGCCAATTCCTGATCTTTCGTATTCCGTGGGCGGGCGGAGAGCTGGTTCGCTGCTACTCGCTGGCGAGCTGCCCGGACACCGAGAAGATCTGGAAGGTGACGGTCAAGCGGGTGGAGGAGGGCCGCGTCTCCAACTGGTTTCACGATCGGCTGCGGGCCGGGGATACACTCGACGTGCTTCCCCCGGCCGGTCGGTTCGTGTTGCGCGACGCGGCCGAGCCTCTGGTGTTGTTCGGGGGTGGTAGCGGCATCACTCCCGTGATTTCCCTCTTGAAGAGTGCACTCGCAACCACCCGTCGTCGGATCCGTCTGGTGTACGCCAATCGCAGTCGCGCCGGGATCATCTTCGGTGACGAGTTGGAAACACTGGCGCGAATGCATGCGGGTCGTTTCGAGTTGCTGCACCACGTGGACGACGAACGGGGCCTTCTCGGTACGGCCCAGGCCGCGGCACACGTTCGCGGCCTGCCAGGCGCCCACTGCTACCTGTGTGGGCCCAGCCCTTTCATGGATGTCGTCGAAGGCGCGCTCCGTCAGGAGGGGTTCGATCCGGATCGGATCTTCATCGAACGCTTCGAATCCACTGAGACGAGCGGGATGCCGGCAGAGGCTGAGGATGCAACGCGGACAGGTGCCGATGCCACGGCGCAGCAGGAGATCGTCGTGCACCTCAACGGGAAGACCCATCGGGTTCCCTGCGCCCCCGACCAGTCGATCCTGCGGGCAGTTCGGGAAGCGGGCCACGATCCGCCGTCGGCGTGCGAAGAGGGCTATTGCGGTTCCTGCGCAGCGAAGCGTATGGCTGGCGAAGTGCGTATGGACGTGAACGATGTCTTCAATCAGGCCGAGGTGAGGGAAGGGTGGGTCCTGACCTGCCAGGGTCGACCGGTCGGGGCCGGCGTTGAAGTGCGCTACGACGACTAG
- a CDS encoding nitroreductase family protein encodes MDLHEALYTTRAMRRVKTDPIAYDVQERILDAAIRAPSGGNAQMWRFLLVDDPDVKAKLGPIYRECMGRLWETIYKPRAEAAAADPEAPDSKEFLKVQRSAQWLADHFEGYPLLLFAFSQFDRSGGSIFPGVWSAMLAARAEGVGSALTSVFNSQIEPVLEILGVPKEAGWKFNACVTMGYPSGRWGVAPRNPVHEVAARNHWDTPIGFEIPEPLWPGKG; translated from the coding sequence ATGGATCTCCATGAGGCTCTCTACACCACCCGCGCGATGCGCCGGGTGAAGACGGATCCGATCGCCTACGACGTTCAGGAGCGGATTCTCGACGCGGCGATCCGCGCGCCGAGCGGCGGCAACGCGCAGATGTGGCGCTTCCTGCTCGTCGATGATCCAGACGTGAAGGCCAAGCTCGGCCCGATCTACCGCGAGTGCATGGGCAGGCTTTGGGAAACGATCTACAAGCCCCGCGCCGAAGCGGCCGCGGCCGACCCGGAAGCCCCGGACAGCAAGGAATTCCTGAAGGTCCAGCGTTCCGCCCAATGGCTGGCGGACCACTTCGAGGGCTACCCGCTCCTGCTCTTTGCGTTCTCCCAGTTCGACAGGAGCGGCGGCTCGATCTTCCCGGGTGTCTGGAGCGCGATGTTGGCGGCGCGGGCTGAAGGCGTGGGCTCCGCCCTGACGAGCGTCTTCAACTCACAGATCGAGCCCGTGCTCGAGATCCTGGGTGTGCCCAAGGAGGCTGGCTGGAAATTCAACGCCTGCGTGACGATGGGCTACCCGTCCGGACGCTGGGGGGTGGCTCCGCGGAATCCGGTGCACGAGGTCGCGGCCCGAAATCACTGGGATACGCCCATCGGCTTCGAGATACCCGAGCCCCTATGGCCTGGAAAGGGCTGA
- a CDS encoding MoxR family ATPase, with product MNDVNDDFLRFTGTEGYIASPALVEAVNASIALERPLLIKGEPGTGKTLLARHVSEGLGLPMEQWHIKSTTKAQAGLYVYDTVQRLNDARFGEGDVADIRTYIKHGPLGRVFATGDRQVLLIDEIDKADLEFPNDILRELDEMRFTVMETGDEVVAQQRPIVLITSNNEKELPDAFLRRCVFHFIEFPDPQLMRQIVDVHHPHLDTQLLDQVLLRFYWLREQSELRKKPSTSELIDWISVLLRSGISPDQIEAQIPFLGSLLKNEQDTEALQLYSERGGRYPESWSDLGPRYNN from the coding sequence ATGAATGACGTGAACGACGATTTCCTCCGCTTCACCGGAACCGAGGGCTATATCGCCTCGCCGGCGCTGGTGGAGGCGGTGAATGCTTCCATTGCGCTCGAGCGGCCCTTGTTGATCAAGGGCGAACCGGGCACGGGCAAGACCCTGCTGGCCCGCCATGTGTCCGAGGGCCTCGGCCTCCCCATGGAGCAGTGGCACATCAAGTCCACGACCAAGGCCCAGGCGGGCCTCTACGTCTACGACACAGTCCAGCGCCTCAACGACGCCCGCTTCGGCGAGGGCGACGTGGCCGATATCCGTACCTACATCAAGCATGGGCCCCTCGGGCGGGTGTTTGCCACCGGCGATCGCCAGGTGTTGCTGATCGACGAAATCGACAAGGCGGATCTCGAATTTCCGAACGACATCCTGCGTGAGCTGGACGAGATGCGCTTCACCGTGATGGAGACCGGCGACGAGGTGGTCGCACAGCAACGGCCGATCGTGCTCATTACGTCGAATAACGAGAAGGAGCTGCCGGACGCATTCCTGCGTCGCTGCGTGTTCCACTTCATCGAGTTCCCGGATCCGCAACTGATGCGACAGATCGTGGATGTGCACCATCCGCACCTGGATACGCAGCTCCTCGATCAGGTCCTGCTGCGGTTCTACTGGCTGCGCGAGCAGAGCGAACTGCGCAAGAAGCCGTCGACTTCCGAGCTGATCGATTGGATCTCGGTGCTCCTGCGTTCGGGCATCTCCCCGGATCAGATCGAGGCGCAGATTCCTTTCCTTGGTTCCCTGCTCAAGAACGAGCAGGATACCGAGGCCCTGCAGCTCTACAGCGAGCGCGGTGGGCGCTATCCGGAGAGCTGGAGCGACCTCGGCCCGCGCTACAACAACTAG
- a CDS encoding VWA domain-containing protein, whose product MFLDFFYELREEGVPVGMQEWMMLMEAMKKGLHGSNLRRFYNLSRSLLVKSETYFDAFDRVFLHVFEGVEGELQIEDEVLEWLKDPKNFQELTEEQKQMLEMLNGDELMQQFLERLAEQTERHDGGGKWVGTGGRSPFGHGGEHPTGIRVGGQSRNRSAMKVAQERRFRDYRTDASLDIRQIQMALRRLRQLTRVGPATELDLESTIDETCKNAGEIELVFEPEKRNNVRLLLLMDVGGTMDPYYEPVSRLLTALHEERGLREFKAYYFHNCPYELLGTTAALLRRDAIPTGDVLRKLDPRWKVMIVGDAAMHPAELMEEFGNIDPRKTAETSGIDWLHRINDHFDRAVWLNPDPQDVWNQTHTTNIISKLFPMFHLSVDGIADAVRALIGAKTLGETVH is encoded by the coding sequence GTGTTCCTCGATTTCTTCTACGAGCTCCGCGAAGAGGGCGTCCCGGTCGGGATGCAAGAGTGGATGATGCTGATGGAGGCCATGAAGAAGGGCCTCCACGGCTCGAACCTTCGCCGCTTCTACAATCTCTCCCGTTCACTCCTCGTCAAGAGTGAGACCTACTTCGATGCCTTCGACCGGGTTTTCCTCCACGTTTTCGAGGGGGTAGAAGGGGAACTCCAGATCGAGGACGAGGTGTTGGAGTGGCTGAAGGATCCGAAGAACTTCCAGGAGCTGACCGAAGAGCAGAAGCAGATGCTCGAAATGCTGAACGGTGACGAGCTGATGCAGCAATTCCTCGAGCGCCTGGCCGAGCAGACCGAGCGCCACGATGGGGGCGGCAAGTGGGTGGGCACGGGCGGCCGCTCGCCCTTCGGTCACGGCGGCGAGCATCCGACCGGGATCCGTGTCGGGGGTCAGAGCCGCAACCGCTCCGCCATGAAGGTGGCCCAGGAGCGTCGCTTCCGGGACTACCGCACCGATGCTTCCCTCGACATCCGGCAGATCCAGATGGCCCTGCGCAGGCTTCGGCAGCTTACCCGGGTCGGCCCCGCAACCGAGCTCGATCTCGAGAGCACCATCGACGAGACCTGCAAGAACGCCGGCGAGATCGAACTCGTGTTCGAACCGGAGAAGCGCAACAACGTACGCCTGCTCCTGCTCATGGATGTGGGTGGAACGATGGATCCCTACTACGAGCCGGTGAGCCGCCTGTTGACCGCTCTTCACGAAGAGCGCGGGCTCCGCGAGTTCAAGGCCTACTACTTCCACAACTGCCCCTACGAGCTACTCGGCACGACGGCCGCCTTGCTGCGCCGGGACGCCATCCCTACGGGTGACGTGCTGCGCAAGCTCGACCCCCGCTGGAAGGTGATGATCGTGGGCGACGCAGCCATGCATCCCGCGGAGTTGATGGAAGAATTCGGCAACATCGACCCACGCAAGACGGCCGAAACCAGTGGAATCGATTGGTTGCATCGCATCAACGATCATTTCGATCGGGCCGTCTGGCTGAATCCGGATCCCCAGGACGTCTGGAACCAGACTCACACGACGAACATCATTTCGAAGCTCTTCCCGATGTTCCATCTCTCGGTCGATGGCATTGCAGACGCCGTGCGGGCGCTGATTGGCGCCAAGACCCTGGGAGAGACGGTTCACTGA
- a CDS encoding DUF4212 domain-containing protein, translating into MAADPKGYWRANLRLMAGLLVVWFFVSYGLGILLVEPLNQFKLGGFPLGFWFAQQGSIYAFVVLIAIYAVAMDRLDRQYGVAESPQDGPGPARSEP; encoded by the coding sequence ATGGCCGCCGATCCCAAGGGCTACTGGCGCGCCAACCTGCGCTTGATGGCGGGCTTGTTGGTCGTCTGGTTCTTCGTCTCCTACGGCCTCGGAATCCTCCTGGTCGAGCCGCTCAACCAGTTCAAGCTCGGCGGTTTCCCGTTGGGCTTCTGGTTCGCCCAACAGGGCTCGATCTACGCCTTCGTCGTGTTGATCGCCATTTACGCGGTGGCGATGGATCGGCTCGATCGGCAATACGGTGTCGCTGAAAGCCCGCAAGACGGGCCCGGCCCGGCGCGCAGCGAGCCGTAG
- a CDS encoding endonuclease/exonuclease/phosphatase family protein — MSAVPVHPVRRVPGPGWALGTVALGLAGATALGRMGGISWPLDLLSHFPLQLGLAALGLACIAAARGAVLWMLVAAAVVLANAMTLRMPAGEEAPAGAARLRVAMANLSLTNRNGFLPDALMAGRDPDVLGFAEVNARWVADLDAALQSHPHRLVASREHHFGIALYSRLPFESSETRLLGGDPHHPALLARVRVAGKPVQLMVAHPHPPLTAFVASLRDRQLAELSRIRQEKPGPFVLLGDLNATPWSQAFARLLHSSGLRDSRAGHGQQATWPASLGLMGLPLDHILISSDWIVTRRNVGVGVGSDHRPVFAELSFRP; from the coding sequence GTGAGCGCGGTTCCGGTGCACCCGGTCCGACGAGTACCGGGGCCCGGGTGGGCCCTGGGAACCGTCGCCCTGGGCCTTGCCGGCGCAACCGCACTGGGTCGGATGGGCGGGATTTCCTGGCCCCTCGATCTGCTGAGCCATTTCCCTCTCCAGCTTGGCCTGGCCGCGCTCGGGCTGGCATGCATCGCGGCGGCCCGCGGTGCCGTGCTTTGGATGCTCGTGGCCGCCGCGGTCGTCTTGGCAAACGCCATGACGCTACGAATGCCAGCCGGTGAGGAGGCCCCTGCGGGTGCAGCCAGGTTGCGCGTGGCGATGGCCAACCTGTCTCTCACCAATCGGAATGGCTTCCTGCCCGACGCCTTGATGGCGGGCCGGGATCCGGACGTGCTGGGCTTCGCGGAGGTGAACGCCCGCTGGGTTGCCGACCTCGACGCGGCGCTGCAGAGCCACCCCCACCGGTTGGTGGCTTCCCGGGAGCACCATTTCGGCATCGCGCTCTACAGTCGGCTTCCCTTCGAAAGCAGCGAAACGCGTTTGCTAGGTGGCGACCCACATCATCCCGCACTCCTGGCTCGCGTGCGGGTCGCTGGAAAACCCGTGCAGCTGATGGTGGCGCATCCCCATCCACCGCTGACGGCCTTCGTTGCCAGTCTTCGAGACCGACAGCTCGCGGAGTTGTCGCGCATCCGCCAGGAGAAGCCGGGGCCCTTCGTGCTCCTCGGCGATCTGAATGCCACGCCATGGTCCCAGGCCTTCGCTCGGTTGCTGCATTCCTCGGGCCTGCGGGATTCTCGTGCGGGCCACGGCCAGCAGGCAACCTGGCCCGCTTCGCTCGGCCTCATGGGGCTTCCTCTCGACCACATCTTGATCAGCTCGGACTGGATCGTGACCCGGCGGAACGTGGGTGTCGGCGTCGGCTCGGACCATCGCCCGGTCTTTGCCGAGCTGTCGTTCCGACCCTGA